The following coding sequences are from one Prochlorococcus sp. MIT 0604 window:
- the carB gene encoding carbamoyl-phosphate synthase large subunit: MPQRGDLKKILILGSGPIVIGQACEFDYSGTQACKALRNAGYEIILINSNPASIMTDPDIANKTYIEPLTPEIVSQIILREKPDAILPTMGGQTALNLAVKLSESDFLKQNNIELIGANLGAINKAEDRKLFKESMEKINVNVCPSGIASNLDEAREVSKEISSYPLIIRPAFTLGGVGGGIAFNLEEFVDLCKSGLEESPSNQILIEKSLIGWKEFELEVMRDTADNVVIVCSIENLDPMGVHTGDSITVAPAQTLTDKEYQRLRDLSLKIIREVGVETGGSNIQFAINPSNGDVVVIEMNPRVSRSSALASKATGFPIAKIAALLSVGYTLDEIINDITKKTPACFEPSIDYVVTKIPRFAFEKFKGSSNTLSTAMKSVGESMAIGRSFEESFQKALRSLEVGVFGWECDSLDEFKNESHITSSLRNPTSERILLVKKAMQLGKTNSYIQEVTNIDLWFIEKLRNIFNFENDFLKEKDLYALDRDLMLHAKQLGFSDQQIAKLTNSEFFEVRKYRKKLNIIPIYKTVDTCSAEFSSSTPYHYSTYEESFINLNSQIFDSEISENSKSKKIMILGGGPNRIGQGIEFDYCCCHASYQASTNGYKTIMVNSNPETVSTDYDTSDILYFEPVTLEDVLNIIEAENPYGLIVQFGGQTPLKLSLPLFEWLKSNDGVRTGSKILGTSPISIDLAEDREEFTKILEELSIRQPLNGIARNQNEAEIVAKNIGFPLVVRPSYVLGGRAMEIVNDENELSKYISEAVKVSPDHPILLDQYLNNAIEIDVDALCDSKGSVVIAGLMEHVEPAGIHSGDSACCLPTISLSKSTIENVKNWTKLIAQKLNVVGLINLQFAVTNTNNNENKLFILEANPRASRTVPFVSKAIGKPVAKLATQLMQGFTLEDVNFTQEFSPKYQAVKEAVLPFKRFPGSDTLLGPEMKSTGEVMGLAKDFGIAYAKSELAAGNGVPSEGVAFLSTNDLDKKNLEEVAKELLILGFKLIATKGTAAYLVNLGIQVEEVLKVHEGRPNIEDLIRSGLVQLIINTPIGSQALHDDAYLRRAALEYNIPTFTTIPATKAAIKAIKALQSNKIDAYSLQEIHNY, from the coding sequence ATGCCTCAAAGAGGTGATCTAAAAAAAATTCTTATTCTAGGTTCTGGACCGATTGTAATTGGACAAGCATGCGAATTTGATTACTCTGGCACTCAAGCTTGCAAAGCTTTAAGAAATGCTGGTTATGAAATTATCTTGATAAATTCAAATCCAGCATCAATAATGACTGATCCTGATATTGCTAATAAAACTTATATTGAACCATTGACTCCTGAAATTGTTTCTCAGATAATTTTAAGAGAAAAACCTGATGCGATTCTTCCCACTATGGGAGGTCAAACAGCTTTAAATCTTGCGGTTAAATTATCAGAATCAGATTTTTTGAAACAAAATAATATTGAATTAATTGGGGCTAATTTAGGAGCTATTAATAAAGCTGAGGATAGAAAATTGTTTAAAGAATCGATGGAGAAAATAAATGTAAATGTATGCCCTTCTGGGATTGCTTCCAACCTAGATGAAGCTAGAGAGGTATCAAAAGAAATCAGTTCCTATCCTCTTATAATAAGGCCTGCATTTACATTAGGTGGTGTAGGAGGTGGAATTGCTTTTAACCTTGAAGAATTTGTCGATTTGTGTAAATCAGGCCTAGAGGAAAGTCCAAGTAATCAAATATTGATTGAAAAATCACTTATTGGATGGAAGGAGTTTGAACTAGAGGTAATGAGAGATACTGCTGACAATGTAGTAATAGTTTGCAGCATTGAAAATTTAGACCCAATGGGTGTCCACACTGGAGATTCGATTACTGTAGCTCCTGCTCAGACATTAACAGATAAGGAGTATCAGAGATTAAGGGATTTGTCATTGAAAATCATTAGAGAGGTAGGAGTTGAAACAGGAGGAAGTAATATTCAATTTGCAATAAATCCATCTAATGGAGACGTAGTTGTAATAGAAATGAATCCTCGTGTGAGTAGATCCTCTGCTTTGGCAAGTAAAGCAACTGGCTTCCCCATCGCTAAGATTGCTGCTTTATTGTCTGTTGGCTATACACTCGATGAGATTATTAACGACATTACAAAAAAAACACCTGCATGTTTTGAGCCATCAATTGATTACGTAGTTACTAAGATTCCAAGATTTGCCTTTGAAAAGTTTAAAGGATCTTCAAATACTTTAAGTACTGCTATGAAATCCGTTGGTGAGTCAATGGCAATAGGGCGTTCTTTTGAAGAATCATTTCAGAAAGCTTTAAGGTCATTAGAAGTAGGGGTTTTTGGATGGGAATGTGATTCTTTAGATGAATTTAAAAATGAGAGTCATATTACAAGTAGTTTAAGAAACCCTACATCTGAAAGAATTCTCTTAGTTAAAAAAGCTATGCAGCTTGGGAAAACTAATTCATATATTCAAGAAGTTACAAATATAGATTTATGGTTTATCGAAAAATTACGTAATATCTTTAATTTTGAAAATGACTTTTTGAAAGAAAAGGACCTTTATGCTCTAGATAGAGATTTAATGTTACATGCTAAACAATTAGGTTTTTCAGATCAACAGATAGCAAAGTTAACTAATTCTGAGTTTTTTGAAGTAAGGAAATATAGAAAAAAACTTAACATAATACCAATTTACAAAACTGTTGATACGTGTTCAGCAGAATTCTCATCTTCAACTCCTTATCATTATTCAACTTACGAGGAGTCTTTCATTAATCTTAATTCTCAAATTTTTGATAGCGAGATTTCAGAAAATAGTAAATCAAAAAAAATTATGATTCTAGGAGGAGGTCCAAACAGAATTGGTCAGGGGATAGAATTTGATTACTGTTGTTGTCATGCATCATATCAAGCCTCTACAAATGGTTATAAAACAATAATGGTAAACAGTAACCCTGAAACTGTTTCAACAGATTATGATACTAGCGATATTCTATATTTTGAGCCTGTAACTTTGGAGGATGTGCTCAACATCATAGAAGCCGAAAACCCATATGGTTTAATTGTTCAATTCGGAGGTCAAACTCCACTGAAATTATCATTACCTTTATTTGAATGGCTTAAATCTAATGATGGAGTTAGAACTGGATCAAAAATTCTTGGGACATCTCCAATATCTATCGATTTAGCAGAGGATAGAGAGGAATTTACAAAAATACTTGAAGAATTAAGCATTAGACAACCTTTAAACGGAATTGCACGTAATCAAAATGAAGCAGAAATAGTAGCAAAAAATATAGGGTTCCCTTTAGTTGTAAGACCTTCTTATGTTTTAGGAGGAAGGGCAATGGAAATTGTAAATGATGAGAACGAATTATCGAAATATATCTCTGAAGCAGTGAAGGTTTCGCCTGATCATCCAATCCTTCTTGATCAATATTTGAATAATGCTATTGAAATAGATGTTGATGCTTTATGCGATTCAAAAGGTTCGGTTGTAATTGCTGGGCTAATGGAACATGTAGAACCTGCAGGAATTCATTCAGGAGACTCAGCTTGTTGCTTACCAACCATTTCTCTTTCAAAATCCACAATAGAAAACGTAAAGAACTGGACTAAATTAATTGCACAAAAATTAAATGTTGTTGGTTTAATTAATTTGCAATTTGCGGTGACAAATACAAATAACAATGAAAATAAGTTATTTATTCTTGAGGCAAATCCAAGAGCATCTAGGACAGTCCCATTTGTTTCAAAAGCAATAGGTAAACCAGTTGCAAAATTAGCTACTCAGTTAATGCAAGGTTTTACATTAGAAGATGTTAACTTCACACAAGAATTTTCTCCAAAATATCAGGCAGTTAAAGAGGCTGTTTTACCTTTCAAAAGATTTCCTGGATCTGATACGTTACTTGGCCCTGAAATGAAATCTACTGGAGAAGTAATGGGTTTAGCTAAAGATTTTGGAATTGCTTATGCCAAGTCGGAATTGGCAGCAGGAAATGGTGTTCCTTCAGAAGGAGTTGCTTTTTTGTCTACAAATGATTTAGATAAAAAAAATCTTGAGGAAGTTGCTAAAGAACTTTTGATTTTGGGATTTAAATTAATCGCAACTAAAGGTACAGCTGCATATTTGGTAAATTTAGGCATTCAAGTTGAAGAAGTACTAAAAGTTCATGAAGGTAGACCAAATATTGAGGATCTAATTCGTTCAGGACTTGTTCAATTAATAATTAATACTCCAATAGGTTCACAGGC
- a CDS encoding DUF3318 domain-containing protein, producing MSELQRLKSLLPPENESWVFVEAAAAIDPPLITLEEIGRDEVEIQIDLDEWDNFAIDHRNLLFWHEVGKIQNDAIPRDGWEMAALAIGLGGAIGELWVQDGLLLLLALGLSSFAGYRLYIKNNSEKKLQDAIFADERAIDLACRFGYSIPNAYKSLGGALKELIEKTRKKKKRSFFEDRLDALRKSAEKARSELSQQEGSEKSVSSENVYGQ from the coding sequence ATGAGCGAACTTCAGCGACTTAAAAGTTTGTTGCCTCCAGAGAATGAAAGTTGGGTATTTGTTGAAGCTGCTGCTGCTATAGACCCACCTTTAATAACACTTGAGGAAATTGGTCGTGACGAAGTAGAAATCCAGATAGATTTAGATGAATGGGATAACTTCGCAATTGATCACAGAAATTTATTATTTTGGCACGAGGTTGGGAAAATTCAAAATGACGCAATTCCCAGAGATGGATGGGAAATGGCGGCTCTTGCGATAGGTCTTGGTGGGGCGATTGGGGAATTGTGGGTACAAGATGGACTTCTTTTATTACTCGCACTTGGTTTGTCAAGTTTTGCAGGATATAGATTATACATAAAAAATAATTCTGAAAAAAAACTTCAAGATGCTATTTTTGCAGATGAAAGAGCTATAGATCTTGCATGTAGATTTGGATACAGCATTCCAAATGCTTATAAAAGTCTTGGAGGAGCATTAAAGGAGTTAATAGAAAAAACTCGAAAAAAGAAAAAAAGAAGTTTCTTTGAAGACAGATTAGATGCATTAAGAAAAAGTGCAGAAAAGGCTAGATCAGAATTATCTCAGCAAGAAGGTTCAGAAAAATCAGTCTCAAGCGAAAATGTTTATGGACAATAA
- the rsfS gene encoding ribosome silencing factor has translation MDNKSLVLMAAKACDEKKAKDIKLIKIDKVSFISEWILIAEGLSDVQVRSISNSVEGELRDKAKIEPIRKEGVNEAKWALLDYGDLIVNIFQPEIRKYYDLESFWSNGDNLTFP, from the coding sequence ATGGACAATAAAAGTTTAGTATTAATGGCAGCTAAAGCATGTGATGAAAAAAAGGCAAAAGATATAAAACTTATAAAAATAGACAAAGTATCATTTATAAGTGAATGGATTTTGATAGCTGAGGGATTATCTGATGTACAAGTTAGATCTATAAGTAATTCAGTAGAAGGAGAGTTGAGAGATAAGGCTAAAATTGAACCGATAAGAAAAGAAGGGGTTAATGAGGCTAAATGGGCTTTACTTGATTATGGTGATCTGATTGTCAATATATTTCAACCAGAAATAAGAAAATATTATGACCTTGAATCATTCTGGAGTAATGGAGATAATCTTACATTTCCATAA
- a CDS encoding CGLD27 family protein yields the protein MNEPRCPVPREQQPTNEFMELSKSIFFSWPKTKNSLILILIKFWLGAFVLFLIISSGSVYFKSSLLKYFLLSFFSSLSIPLLITIRLYLGWNHVFKRLISEKVEYEESGWYDGQIWQKPLVLKEKESLIASLEVKPILKNLIQISSIILVLALLGILLFQYNNF from the coding sequence ATGAACGAACCTAGATGCCCTGTCCCTAGAGAGCAACAGCCAACTAATGAATTCATGGAACTATCAAAGTCTATATTTTTTTCTTGGCCAAAAACAAAAAATTCACTAATTCTTATATTGATTAAATTCTGGTTAGGTGCTTTTGTTCTATTTCTTATTATTTCTTCAGGAAGTGTTTATTTCAAATCATCTCTTTTAAAATATTTTCTACTAAGTTTTTTTAGCAGTTTATCAATACCTCTCTTGATTACTATACGGTTATATTTAGGATGGAATCATGTATTTAAAAGATTAATATCAGAAAAAGTTGAATATGAAGAATCCGGTTGGTATGACGGCCAAATATGGCAAAAGCCATTAGTTTTGAAAGAAAAAGAATCACTTATTGCCTCATTAGAGGTAAAGCCTATTTTAAAGAATTTAATTCAAATTTCTTCTATTATTTTAGTCTTGGCTTTATTAGGCATTTTGCTTTTTCAATATAATAATTTCTAA
- a CDS encoding asparaginase, protein MSSNFKNLYTSNNPPLQATLMRGSNIESIHKIHAVITDKKGRVLMCAGNPEYKSFIRSALKPFQAIPFVSSGAASKINDESKSIALACGSHSGSKLHSREAFKILWEYDIDINNLKCPKTKTSPLEHNCSGKHAAFLATCKKMNWPLDSYLKGDHPLQIEIFRIVSELLEIPLSEIKAERDDCGAPTLYLKILEMSRLYSLLSSSETAELEQISRAITINPIMISDNNKFDTEIIKASHGQVIGKGGAEGIQCLCKVNEGIGIALKVEDGSKRAKHAVSLHLLKQLEWISDLRIQDIEEKVFNLSEGVRIEVKGKLKFQES, encoded by the coding sequence ATGAGTTCTAATTTCAAAAACCTCTACACATCAAACAATCCGCCTTTACAAGCAACCTTAATGAGAGGTTCAAATATTGAGTCAATTCATAAAATTCATGCTGTTATTACTGACAAAAAAGGTAGAGTTTTGATGTGCGCAGGAAATCCAGAATATAAAAGCTTCATAAGGTCAGCATTAAAACCTTTTCAGGCAATACCTTTTGTTAGTAGTGGAGCAGCATCAAAAATCAATGATGAATCAAAGTCAATTGCATTAGCATGCGGATCACACAGCGGATCAAAACTTCATTCGAGAGAAGCCTTCAAAATTTTATGGGAATATGACATTGACATTAATAATCTGAAATGCCCAAAAACAAAGACAAGTCCCCTAGAACATAATTGTTCAGGTAAACATGCTGCCTTTTTAGCTACATGTAAAAAAATGAATTGGCCATTAGATAGTTACTTAAAGGGAGATCATCCCCTGCAAATTGAAATATTCAGAATCGTATCTGAATTACTTGAAATCCCGTTATCTGAAATAAAGGCAGAACGTGATGATTGTGGTGCCCCAACTCTTTATTTGAAAATATTAGAAATGTCTAGGTTGTATTCACTTCTAAGCAGTTCTGAAACGGCTGAATTAGAACAAATCAGTAGAGCTATTACAATTAACCCAATTATGATAAGCGACAACAATAAATTTGATACAGAAATAATTAAAGCTTCTCATGGTCAAGTTATAGGGAAGGGTGGTGCAGAGGGAATACAGTGCCTATGTAAAGTAAATGAAGGTATAGGAATTGCCTTAAAAGTAGAAGATGGTTCAAAAAGAGCCAAGCATGCTGTCAGTCTCCACTTGCTTAAACAGTTAGAGTGGATTTCTGATTTAAGAATTCAAGACATAGAAGAAAAAGTTTTTAATTTATCTGAAGGGGTTCGTATTGAAGTTAAAGGTAAATTAAAATTCCAAGAATCCTAA
- a CDS encoding cytochrome b6f subunit family protein, whose translation MSILDRATIGNPVQINLELSKDRLAKEVVDAIKVSSVAKISDFRITDGKGIGVILKLSNGKEQWFFEEEIELLDENGKVIKKNNDEKENRNFIFDFLKGLNYENKNKVSELFNPINFFIWMVVSFKDIF comes from the coding sequence ATGTCAATTTTAGATAGGGCAACAATAGGAAATCCTGTTCAAATCAACTTAGAACTTTCAAAGGATAGGCTCGCAAAAGAAGTTGTTGATGCTATAAAAGTTTCTTCAGTGGCTAAGATAAGTGATTTCAGAATAACTGACGGAAAAGGTATTGGAGTTATATTGAAATTATCTAATGGAAAAGAGCAATGGTTTTTTGAAGAGGAAATTGAACTCCTTGACGAAAATGGTAAAGTAATAAAAAAAAATAATGATGAGAAAGAGAATAGAAATTTTATATTTGACTTTTTAAAAGGATTAAATTATGAAAATAAAAATAAGGTAAGCGAATTATTTAATCCAATTAACTTTTTTATCTGGATGGTTGTATCGTTTAAAGATATTTTTTAA
- a CDS encoding ATP-binding cassette domain-containing protein, whose protein sequence is MVQNIIDVRNLSKSFDISSKEPGLKGTIKHFFRRKTKSLKVIKDISFEIKEGEMVGFLGANGAGKTTILKMLCGLIYPSEGSILVSGYLPFRRKEKFLKNITLIMGQKQQLIWDLPPIESFYLNASIYDLDKFEAKRRIKKLSEMLEIDEEIFIPVRKLSLGQRMKSELLAALIHEPNILFLDEPTLGLDINAQRNLRKFLQKYNKETNATICLTSHYMKDITSLCKRVICVHEGAISYDGKLDLLLKKLSPVKEILIVCRSEDDAIEIENSGFTVKNKIKNEITIKIANNSITSSLKTILNNFDIEDLFINEPPIDEIIGKLLIKKDYDI, encoded by the coding sequence ATGGTACAAAATATTATCGATGTAAGAAATTTATCTAAGTCATTTGATATCTCATCCAAAGAACCAGGATTAAAAGGAACAATTAAACATTTTTTTAGAAGAAAAACAAAAAGTTTAAAAGTTATAAAGGATATAAGTTTTGAAATTAAAGAAGGCGAAATGGTAGGTTTTCTGGGAGCTAATGGAGCTGGGAAAACAACGATTTTAAAAATGCTTTGTGGCTTAATTTATCCAAGTGAAGGTTCGATTCTGGTTTCAGGCTACTTACCTTTCAGGAGAAAAGAAAAATTCCTGAAGAATATCACCTTAATAATGGGACAAAAGCAACAGCTTATTTGGGATCTACCGCCAATTGAATCATTTTATTTGAATGCATCAATATATGACTTAGATAAATTCGAAGCTAAAAGGAGAATTAAAAAACTATCAGAAATGCTTGAAATTGATGAAGAGATATTCATACCTGTTAGAAAACTATCTCTAGGTCAGCGTATGAAGTCAGAATTACTAGCAGCTTTGATACATGAGCCAAATATTCTATTTTTAGATGAGCCGACACTTGGATTAGATATTAATGCACAGAGAAATTTAAGAAAATTCCTTCAAAAATATAATAAAGAAACCAATGCAACTATATGCCTAACTAGTCATTACATGAAAGATATTACATCGCTATGCAAGAGAGTTATATGTGTCCACGAAGGGGCAATATCGTATGATGGAAAACTTGATCTATTATTAAAAAAACTATCTCCTGTTAAAGAAATATTAATAGTTTGTCGCTCAGAAGACGATGCAATTGAAATAGAAAATTCCGGTTTTACTGTTAAAAATAAAATAAAGAATGAAATCACTATAAAAATTGCAAACAACTCCATTACCTCCTCACTAAAAACTATCCTAAATAATTTTGATATTGAGGACCTTTTTATAAATGAACCACCTATAGATGAAATTATTGGGAAGTTATTAATCAAAAAAGATTATGATATCTAA